TAATCCATTCCCCACTTTCCTTAAGCAGGCAAGATCCTTGACCGGTGTCGAACGGATAAAAATCGATCCCTGTTGAAGAAGGGCCTTTTTCCCGCGTTTTTGCGCGCTTCCAACTATTTTTTTTCCATTCACGACTACTTCATATTCAGCCGGATAATTAAAACAAAGTCCGCCTGGAGGATAAACCTGTCGCTCCTGACTGATCCGTGCCTTGAGCCCCAACCCGGAAAGACCGGCCACCACCGCTTCCGAGATCTTTTTATAGGCCGGGATCAGCCCGGCGGGAAGCGATGGGTCATCTTTAGCGATCACCAGGGAATATGTCACTTCCGCTTCATTATGAAAAACGATCCCTCCGCCGGTCGGCCTGA
This genomic window from Candidatus Margulisiibacteriota bacterium contains:
- a CDS encoding octanoyltransferase, yielding RPTGGGIVFHNEAEVTYSLVIAKDDPSLPAGLIPAYKKISEAVVAGLSGLGLKARISQERQVYPPGGLCFNYPAEYEVVVNGKKIVGSAQKRGKKALLQQGSIFIRSTPVKDLACLRKVGNGLNAVSVEEIIGRKVSFNEVAEALVNGFLKVFNPLF